In Aythya fuligula isolate bAytFul2 chromosome 19, bAytFul2.pri, whole genome shotgun sequence, one genomic interval encodes:
- the COQ4 gene encoding ubiquinone biosynthesis protein COQ4 homolog, mitochondrial, whose amino-acid sequence MLRRAAAVLGVPLLRATPGGPGRAGLSRGRPREEEDEEEEEEVMMEAEGGFPLYPGHIPTSPLQKALLAAGSALAALRDPYRHDMVAVLGETTGCLALPSLRDKMRHHPEGYRILQERPRIRLSTLDMERLRGLPDGTLGREYVRFLEDNKVSPDTRMPAKFVDDEELAYVIQRYREVHDLMHTLLGMPTNMLGEVVVKWFEAVQTGLPMCILGAAFGPVRLNARKLQVLATELVPWAIRSGRNASCILNVYYEQRWEQSVESLREEIGILPPPAVRV is encoded by the exons ATGCTGCGCCGGGCGGCTGCGGTCCTGGGGGTCCCGCTGCTGCGGGCGACCCCCGGGGGTCCAG GCAGAGCCGGGCTGAGCCGCGGCAGGCCCcgggaggaggaagatgaggaggaggaggaggaggtgatgATGGAGGCGGAGGGGGGCTTCCCGCTGTACCCCGGCCACATCCCCACCAGCCCGCTGCAGAAGGCGCTGCTGGCTGCCGGCTCGGCGCTGGCGGCACTGCGGGATCCCTACAGGCACG ACATGGTGGCAGTCCTCGGGGAGACCACGGGCTGCCTGGCCCTGCCGAGCCTGCGGGACAAGATGAGACACCACCCCGAAGGTTACCGCATCCTCCA GGAGCGGCCTCGCATCCGCCTCTCCACCCTGGACATGGAGcggctgcgggggctgcccgaCGGCACGCTGGGCCGCGAATACGTCCGGTTTTTGGAGGATAAT AAGGTTTCTCCGGACACCCGCATGCCAGCCAAGTTTGTGGATGACGAAGAGCTGGCGTATGTGATCCAGCGGTACCGGGAGGTTCACGACCTGATGCACACCCTCCTGGGCATGCCCACCAACATGCTGG GCGAGGTCGTGGTGAAATGGTTCGAAGCCGTCCAGACCGGGCTGCCAATGTGCATCCTGGGAGCAGCCTTCGGCCCCGTCCGTCTCAACGCACG AAAACTGCAGGTCCTGGCTACGGAGCTGGTTCCCTGGGCGATTCGGAGCGGGCGCAATGCCAGCTGTATCCTGAATGTCTACTACGAGCAGCGCTGGGAGCAGAGCGTGGAGTCCCTGCGGGAGGAAATTGGCATCCTCCCACCCCCAGCTGTGAGAGTGTGA
- the TRUB2 gene encoding mitochondrial mRNA pseudouridine synthase TRUB2, which translates to MASIPAGLFAVYKPPGVSWCRVRDAVRARLLRELNEAPEPPPRQRIRFLPAAPGAGGEPGLVPAWVPVLAEHPLVRGPRFRQLKVGAGHRLDVKASGVFVLGVGHGNKLLTDRYHCHLTKVYTVGGLFGKATEDFSDTGKLVEKATFDHITREKLERILAVIQGTNHKALLLHSNIDMKTQEAYELAVNGLIRPMGKSPPIITAIRCLQFALPEFQLEIHCVHETQQYLRKIVHEIGLELKSCAVCTQVRRIRDGVFTLDDALLRTQWNLQSIRNAISDCQLKVREELEKTLGHQDKSVPKMAAEVAHEHHKQSL; encoded by the exons ATGGCGAGCATCCCCGCCGGGCTTTTCGCCGTCTACAAGCCCCCGGGGGTGTCGTGGTGCCGCGTCCGGGACGCGGTGCGGGCGCGGCTGCTGCGCG AGCTGAACGAggccccggagccccccccgaGGCAGCGCATCCGCTTCCTACCCGCAGCCCCCGGTGCCGGTGGGGAGCCGGGCTTGGTGCCCGCATGGGTGCCGGTGCTGGCCGAGCACCCCCTCG TCCGAGGCCCCCGGTTCAGGCAGCTGAAGGTTGGCGCTGGTCACCGGCTGGACGTGAAGGCCTCCGGAGTCTTCG tgctTGGCGTGGGCCACGGGAACAAGCTGCTCACAGATCGCTACCACTGCCACCTGACCAAG GTTTACACCGTCGGTGGGCTGTTTGGGAAAGCTACTGAGGACTTCTCGGACACCGGGAAGCTAGTAGAGAAGGCGACATTTG ATCATATCACAAGGGAGAAGCTGGAACGGATTCTTGCTGTCATTCAAGGAACGAATCACAAGGCCCTGCTGCT gcaTTCTAACATTGATATGAAAACACAGGAGGCCTATGAGCTGGCTGTCAATGGTTTGATTCGCCCCATGGGAAAGAGCCCACCGATAATCACAGCAATCCGGTGCCTCCAGTTTGCGCTTCCAGAATTCCAGCTAG AAATCCACTGCGTGCACGAGACTCAGCAGTACCTCCGAAAAATTGTTCACGAGATCGGTCTGGAGCTGAAATCATGTGCTGTGTGCACCCAAGTGCGAAGAATACGCGATGGTGTTTTCACACTGGACGACGCTCTCCTGAGAACGCAGTGGAACCTGCAGAGCATACGGAACGCAATTTCGGACTGTCAGCTTAAAGTGAGAGAGGAGTTGGAGAAAACGCTGGGCCATCAGGATAAAAGCGTTCCTAAGATGGCTGCTGAGGTGGCCCACGAACACCACAAGCAATCTCTGTAG